The following coding sequences are from one Pseudomonas mendocina window:
- a CDS encoding tripartite tricarboxylate transporter substrate binding protein, with product MFKSLLTGAAFGLSALTMALPAHAEYPERSIQAVIPWGAGGATDNVMRSLTPYVEKELGGKFILNNRPGGTAVIGSSYVMQQRPNGYAILLGAENPQLYKVLKLADFDYSDFYPVNIIGQNVVVIAANADAPFNTMGELLAAAKANPDTLRMGSTGAGGLPSTVSAMINAVDELKVREVTFGGDGPGITALMGKHIDFMPLSLAAARELVRSGKLKALAVFATEETPELPGVQPITKDLPAIAEYLPWGPFWGAFVHKDTPDDVKQKLVDAYAKAVGNDEFQGFLKNFGAQSLNLSGAEAEAFLKRWQSVTAWSMYKAKAIEISPDSVGIAQP from the coding sequence GCCCTGCCAGCCCATGCCGAATACCCCGAGCGCAGCATCCAGGCGGTCATCCCCTGGGGTGCCGGTGGTGCCACCGATAACGTGATGCGCAGCCTGACTCCGTACGTGGAGAAAGAACTGGGCGGCAAGTTCATCCTCAACAACCGTCCGGGCGGCACCGCCGTGATCGGCAGCTCCTACGTCATGCAGCAGCGCCCCAACGGCTACGCCATCCTGCTCGGCGCCGAGAACCCGCAGCTGTACAAAGTGCTGAAACTGGCCGACTTCGACTACTCCGACTTCTACCCGGTCAACATCATCGGCCAGAACGTGGTGGTGATCGCCGCCAACGCCGACGCGCCGTTCAACACCATGGGCGAGCTGCTGGCCGCGGCCAAGGCCAACCCGGACACCCTGCGCATGGGTTCCACCGGCGCCGGCGGCCTGCCGAGCACCGTCAGCGCGATGATCAACGCGGTGGACGAGCTGAAAGTGCGTGAAGTGACCTTCGGCGGCGACGGCCCCGGCATCACCGCACTGATGGGCAAGCACATCGACTTCATGCCGTTGAGCCTGGCAGCAGCCCGTGAGCTGGTACGCAGCGGCAAGCTCAAAGCCCTGGCTGTGTTCGCCACCGAGGAAACCCCGGAGCTGCCGGGCGTACAGCCGATCACCAAGGATCTGCCAGCCATCGCCGAGTACCTGCCGTGGGGCCCGTTCTGGGGCGCCTTCGTGCACAAGGACACGCCGGATGACGTCAAGCAGAAGCTGGTCGACGCCTACGCCAAGGCCGTGGGTAACGACGAGTTCCAGGGCTTTTTGAAGAACTTCGGTGCGCAGAGCCTGAACCTCAGCGGTGCAGAAGCCGAAGCCTTCCTCAAGCGCTGGCAGTCGGTTACCGCCTGGTCGATGTACAAGGCCAAGGCCATCGAAATCTCCCCGGACTCGGTCGGCATCGCCCAGCCCTGA